In Nitrosomonas stercoris, the genomic stretch AACCTCGGCCAGATTGCTGGCATCAGTATTACGTTTAGAGAATGGATAAATAGATATTTAAGGTAGAGCTAATCTTTGTTGTACTGATTTGACAATCCCAGCTTTGTCCAATCCGCAGTTAGCTAACATTTGTGCAGAATCTCCTTGATCAATAAAGTAGTCGGGCAAGCCTAGTTGTAGCAAATTGATGTGATTACCTTGGTTGACAAGATATTCTAAGACAGCACTACCAGCACCGCCCATAATGGTATTTTCTTCAACCGTTACCAAGAGTTCGTATTCAGCAGCAAGTTGTGAGACCAGTTCTTGATCTAAAGGTTTGATGAAACGCATATTGACTACCGTAGCATCCAATTCATCACCAGCAGCAAGACAAGGAGCGAGCATAGTGCCAAATGCAAGTAAGGCAACACGTGTACCTTGACGACGAATTTCACCTTTCCCCACGGGTATAGCTTGCATTTCTTGCTGGATTGCTACGCCTGGCCCAGTGCCACGTGGATAGCGAACAGCAGTAGGGCCGTCTAGTTGAAAAGCGGTATAGAGCATCTGCCGACATTCATTTTCATCAGCAGGAGCCATAACAGTAATATTAGGAATACAGCGCAAATAGCTAAGATCGAAACTACCGGCATGGGTTGGACCATCCGCACCGACTAATCCGGCGCGATCAATAGCAAAAACGACTGGTAAATTTTGAATGGCGACATCATGAATCAGTTGATCGTAGGCGCGTTGCAAGAAGGTGGAGTAAATAGCAACAACTGGTTTTAATCCTTCGCAGGCAATACCTGCAGCAAATGTTACAGCATGTTGTTCAGCTATTCCCACATCAAAATAACGATCTGGATATTCCTTGGAGAAACGGACTAATCCGGAACCTTCTCGCATGGCCGGCGTGATACCAATCAAGCGTGTATCTTGTGCTGCCATATCACACAACCAATTTCCAAATATCTCGGCGTAAGTTAGTTTGGATGATTGTTTCGGTACAATCCCCTGGCTAGAGTTAAATTTACCTACACCGTGATACAGAATTGGATCTTCTTCAGCTGGTTTATAACCTTTACCTTTGCGCGTGACCACATGCAAGAATTGCGGTCCATTTAATTGCTTGATGTTATTTAAAGTTGTCAGCAAGATATCCAAATCATGGCCATCAATTGGGCCTATGTAGTTGAAGCCAAACTCCTCGAATAGGGTGCTGGGCGTGACCATACCTTTAACATGTTCTTCTGCGCGTTTAGCTAGTTCGAGCATGGGTGGTACGACTCCTAACATTCTTTCGCCAGCGCGTCTGGCCGTTGCGTAGAAACGCCCTGACATTAATTTAACCAAATAGTGGTTTAATGCGCCGACAGGTGGAGAAATCGACATATCATTGTCATTGAGTATGACAAGTAAATTTGCG encodes the following:
- a CDS encoding 1-deoxy-D-xylulose-5-phosphate synthase, with the translated sequence MYPLLDHIEIPAQLRTLKRNQLPQLAEELRSYLIESVSQTGGHLSSNLGTIELTIALHYIFDTPSDRLVWDVGHQTYAHKILTGRQAEMARLRMQNGISGFPKREESEYDAFGTAHSSTSISAALGMAIAARLNHTKQHAIAVIGDGAMSAGMAFEALNNAGVMDANLLVILNDNDMSISPPVGALNHYLVKLMSGRFYATARRAGERMLGVVPPMLELAKRAEEHVKGMVTPSTLFEEFGFNYIGPIDGHDLDILLTTLNNIKQLNGPQFLHVVTRKGKGYKPAEEDPILYHGVGKFNSSQGIVPKQSSKLTYAEIFGNWLCDMAAQDTRLIGITPAMREGSGLVRFSKEYPDRYFDVGIAEQHAVTFAAGIACEGLKPVVAIYSTFLQRAYDQLIHDVAIQNLPVVFAIDRAGLVGADGPTHAGSFDLSYLRCIPNITVMAPADENECRQMLYTAFQLDGPTAVRYPRGTGPGVAIQQEMQAIPVGKGEIRRQGTRVALLAFGTMLAPCLAAGDELDATVVNMRFIKPLDQELVSQLAAEYELLVTVEENTIMGGAGSAVLEYLVNQGNHINLLQLGLPDYFIDQGDSAQMLANCGLDKAGIVKSVQQRLALP